TATCCGCGCACCAGCGTCGCGACCCTCGAGTACTCCACGGTGGAGACCCAGGGCTTCAACAGCTCCGCGCTGAGCATCGCCGACTCCATCGGCGCCTCACTTGCCCTGGCGGCGACGGCCATCGTGTTCGCCGCGCTCGCCGGGCTGGGCGGGGCCTGGCCGTTCGCCGGTTGCTTCGCGCTGGCGGTGCTGCCCGCACTGGCGGCGTTCGCGCTGGCGCCGCGCGCACGCCGTGTGGCGTAGTGCCCGGCTCAGCCGCGCATGCCGGACCTGGCTCCGGGAAAGCGGTCCTACTTCAGGAACTTCTCGAAGCCCTTGGGCAGGTTTAGGCTGGCGGGGTCGAAGTCCCCGCTGCCGCTGCCGAAGGCGGCACCGGTCGGCAGGGACTTGGGCGCGTTGGCCTTCTCCTGTGCCGCCTTGAGTTCGGCGGCCGCCTTGGCCGGGTTGCCGGAGCGCGCCTTCTTTTTCACCACCTTCTTGCCCTTGCGGGCGCCCCCGAAGCCGCCGGGACCGGCAACGCCGGGCATGCCCGGAATGCCGCCTCCCTGGGCCATCTTCTTCATCATCTTCTGGGCCTGGCCGAAGCGCTCCAGCAGGCCATTGACCTCGGAGACGTGCACGCCGGAACCCTTGGCGATGCGCGCGCGGCGGGAGCCGTTGATGATCTTCGGGGCCACGCGCTCGTGCGGGGTCATGGAGCGGACGATTGCTTCGACCCGGTCGATCTCGCGTTCGTCAAAGTTTTCCAGCTGCTGGCGGATGTTTGCCGCGCCGGGCATCATCATCAGCATCTTCTTCATGGAGCCCATTTTGCGGATCTGCTGCATCTGGGACAGGAAGTCATCCAGCGTGAAGTCTTCCTGGTCGGCGAACTTCCGCGCCATCCGCTCGGCTTCGCCCTTGTCCCAGTTCTTTTCGGCCTGCTCGATGAGCGTGAGGACGTCGCCCATGTCCAGGATGCGGCTGGCCATGCGGTCCGGGTGGAACAGTTCAAAGTCGTCCAGGGACTCGCCGGTGGACGCGAACATGACCGGCTTGCCGGTGACGGACGCGACCGACAGTGCCGCGCCGCCGCGGGCATCGCCGTCGAGCTTGGAGAGGACCACGCCGGTGAAGTTCACGCCGTCGTCGAAGGCCTTGGCCGTGGTGACGGCGTCCTGGCCGATCATGGCGTCGATGACGAAGAGGACCTCGTCCGGGTTGATGGCGGCGCGGATGTTCGCGGCCTGCGCCATCAGTTCGGCGTCGATGCCGAGGCGGCCGGCGGTGTCCACAATGACCACGTCGTGAAGCTTGGACCTGGCCTCGGCCACACCGGCCCGTGCCACGGCCACGGGATCGCCGGTGGCATTTTCGAATTCGCTGGACACGCCGGGGTGCGGGGCGAACACGGGCACCCCGGCACGCTCACCGTTGACCTGGAGCTGCTTGACGGCGTTGGGGCGCTGGAGGTCGGCCGCGACCAGGAGGGGGCTGTGGCCCTGGGCCTTGAGCCACTTGGACAGCTTTCCTGCCAGCGTGGTCTTGCCCGCGCCCTGGAGGCCGGCCAGCATGATGACGGTGGGCGGGTTCTTCGCCAGGTTGATGCGCCGGGTCTCCCCGCCCAGGATCGTCACGAGTTCCTCATTGACGATCTTGACGATCTGCTGCGCCGGGTTCAGCGCCTCGTTGACCTCTGAGCCCAGGGCGCGTTCGCGCACCTTCGCGGTGAACTCGCGCACCACGGGAACGGCGACGTCGGCATCGAGCAGGGCGCGACGGATCTCCCGGACGGTGGCGTCGACGTCAGCCTCGCTGAGCCGGCCCTTGCCGCGCAGGTTCTTGAAAGTTGCTGTCAGCCGGTCAGATAGGGAGTTGAACACGCGCCGTGTACTTCTTTCGTCTGGGGTACAGCCATCACCCGCGCGGCCCGGCCATGGCGGCAAGGCCGCGGGTGCGGCGATTCGAATTTGCAGGATGAGAACGGCGGGCCAGCCCTTAAAGGCTGCCCGCTCCCTTTCCTGTGGGACTCAACTATCAAGGGTATCAAGTGCGGGGGCGTTCGTTGCACCCTTTCGCTGCCGGCCGCACTGCCTTTCGGCCGTCACCCCGTGGGTCCGCGGGGAAAGGAAATCCCCTGGATTAAGTGGCATGCTGGGTGGGTGACCAAAACCACAAGAGTGACCCGCAGCCCACAGTCAGCCACCACTCCCGCCTCCCGCGGCCCGTCGCACACCGGCTCCGGGGCTTCCACTCCGGCAAAGTCTTCTGTCAAGGCCGACGCCGGGTCCCCGGCTTGGGGGACCGCCGCGGCTTCAGGCGGTTCCGGGAGTTCTGGCGGTAAGCGCATCAAGACGCTGGTCATCCTGGGCGCCTCGGGCGACCTGACAGGCAGGCTCTTGCTCCCCGGCGTCGCACGCCTCATCGCGTCGGGGCGGGCACCCGGCATCACCCTGGTGGGCGCCGGCAGTGACGACTGGAGTGCAAAACAGTGGCAGGACCGGATGACGGAGAGCTTTGCCGAGGCTATGGAACCCGGCGGGTCATCCACCACGGCCGGCATCAAGGAGCTGAAGAAGGTCCAGAAGGACAGCCGCTACCAACAGGTCGACGTGACCGCCAAGGGAGCGATTGGCGAACTCCTGGCCGCGGTGGAAGGTCCGGCAGCCCTGTACTTCGCGCTGCCGCCGGCCATCAGCCAAAAGGCCTGTGAGGTCCTGAAGAAAAAGGAACTGCCGGCCGGCACCCGCCTGGTGATGGAGAAGCCGTTCGGCTCCAGCGCCGCATCCGCGCACGCACTCAATGAGACGCTGGCCGGACTGGTTCCGGAGGACCATATCCACCGCGTGGACCATTTCCTGGGCAAGTCGACGGTGCTGAACATCATGGGCCTGCGCTTCGCGAACCGCCTGCTGGAACCGTTGTGGAACGGGGAGCACGTTGAAAAGGTCGAGATCATCTTTGACGAGGACCTGACGCTGGAAAACCGTGCCCGCTATTATGACCATGCCGGCGCAGGCAGGGACATGATCCAAAGCCACCTGCTGCAGATCATGGCCATCATGGCGATGGAGCCGCCGGCCACCTTGGACCAGCAGGACGTGCGCTCCAGCATTTCCGCCGTGCTCCGCGCCAGCACCATCGGCAACTCCTACAAGCCCGACCTGGCTGATTCGACCCGGCGGGCGCGCTACACGAAAGGCACCATCGGAAAGCGGAAGGTGCCCGACTATGTGGCCGAGGAGGGCGTGGACCCAGCCAACGACACCGAAACGCTTGCCGAGGTGGAGGTCTACGTCAACAACTGGCGCTGGGCCGGGGTGCCGTTCA
This genomic stretch from Arthrobacter dokdonellae harbors:
- a CDS encoding glucose-6-phosphate dehydrogenase, producing the protein MKTLVILGASGDLTGRLLLPGVARLIASGRAPGITLVGAGSDDWSAKQWQDRMTESFAEAMEPGGSSTTAGIKELKKVQKDSRYQQVDVTAKGAIGELLAAVEGPAALYFALPPAISQKACEVLKKKELPAGTRLVMEKPFGSSAASAHALNETLAGLVPEDHIHRVDHFLGKSTVLNIMGLRFANRLLEPLWNGEHVEKVEIIFDEDLTLENRARYYDHAGAGRDMIQSHLLQIMAIMAMEPPATLDQQDVRSSISAVLRASTIGNSYKPDLADSTRRARYTKGTIGKRKVPDYVAEEGVDPANDTETLAEVEVYVNNWRWAGVPFILRSGKALGRARKEAVVTYKPVPHLPKGFTGTDSPTRLHIGLGPETLTLDLDVNGPGDLFTLDRVQLETELSSDPLLPYGEVLEGVLNGDPLLSVRGDTAEDCWRIVAPAFDAWKKGTVPMEEYAAGSNGPADWTTSND
- the ffh gene encoding signal recognition particle protein gives rise to the protein MFNSLSDRLTATFKNLRGKGRLSEADVDATVREIRRALLDADVAVPVVREFTAKVRERALGSEVNEALNPAQQIVKIVNEELVTILGGETRRINLAKNPPTVIMLAGLQGAGKTTLAGKLSKWLKAQGHSPLLVAADLQRPNAVKQLQVNGERAGVPVFAPHPGVSSEFENATGDPVAVARAGVAEARSKLHDVVIVDTAGRLGIDAELMAQAANIRAAINPDEVLFVIDAMIGQDAVTTAKAFDDGVNFTGVVLSKLDGDARGGAALSVASVTGKPVMFASTGESLDDFELFHPDRMASRILDMGDVLTLIEQAEKNWDKGEAERMARKFADQEDFTLDDFLSQMQQIRKMGSMKKMLMMMPGAANIRQQLENFDEREIDRVEAIVRSMTPHERVAPKIINGSRRARIAKGSGVHVSEVNGLLERFGQAQKMMKKMAQGGGIPGMPGVAGPGGFGGARKGKKVVKKKARSGNPAKAAAELKAAQEKANAPKSLPTGAAFGSGSGDFDPASLNLPKGFEKFLK